A region of Vigna radiata var. radiata cultivar VC1973A chromosome 10, Vradiata_ver6, whole genome shotgun sequence DNA encodes the following proteins:
- the LOC106774765 gene encoding neutral ceramidase 2-like, with the protein MLTSEEDFEFDDIYIVIAGLSNTYSQYVTTYEDYQVQRYEGASTLYGPHTLSAYIQEFKKLAMALINDEQVEPGPQPPDLFEKQIGLLPPVVVDGIPLGVNFGDVCADVPQNSSFKSGEMVTASFWSACPRNELMTEGTFALLEFLQEKDDWIPAYDDDDFCLRYKWSRPYKLSSRSRATLEWRIPEGVTPGVYRFRHFGAAKGLFGSIHHFTASSSAFVVT; encoded by the exons ATGCTAACTAGTGAAGAAGATTTTGAATTCGATGACATTTACATTGTTATAGCAGGGTTATCTAACACCTATTCACAGTACGTCACTACATATGAAGACTACCAGGTGCAGAGATACGAG GGTGCTTCTACACTATATGGTCCACACACACTGAGTGCATACATTCAAGAGTTTAAGAAACTTGCAATGGCCCTCATCAACGATGAACAAGTAGAACCTGGACCTCAACCCCCTGATCTCTTTGAGAAGCAAATAGGCTTACTTCCACCAGTTGTGGTGGATGGAATTCCCCTTGGAGTAAATTTTGGGGATGTTTGTGCTGATGTGCCACAGAACTCAAGCTTCAAAAGTGGTGAGATGGTGACTGCTTCATTTTGGTCTGCTTGTCCTCGCAATGAGCTTATGACTGAAGGCACCTTTGCACTGTTGGAGTTTCTCCAAGAAAAGGATGATTGGATTCCTgcatatgatgatgatgatttctGTCTGCGCTATAAATGGTCAAGGCCTTACAAACTGAGTTCAAGGAGTAGAGCAACATTGGAATGGAGGATACCAGAGGGTGTGACTCCTGGTGTATACAGATTTAGACATTTTGGTGCTGCAAAAGGTTTATTTGGATCAATTCATCACTTTACAGCATCATCCAGTGCCTTTGTAGTAACATAA